One genomic region from Zalophus californianus isolate mZalCal1 chromosome 2, mZalCal1.pri.v2, whole genome shotgun sequence encodes:
- the LOC113925431 gene encoding DNA-directed RNA polymerases I, II, and III subunit RPABC4-like encodes MDTQKDIQPTKQQPMTLICGKCLTENDIKSRNPVRCRDCAYRIMYKKRIKRLVAFDTQQNTEFREMPLFVFGFAVLLLIVVWIFIRTLTFMK; translated from the coding sequence ATGGACACTCAGAAGGACATTCAACCCACAAAGCAGCAGCCAATGACACTTATCTGTGGGAAATGTCTCACAGAAAATGACATAAAATCCAGGAACCCAGTCAGATGCAGAGATTGTGCATACAGAATAATGtacaagaaaagaattaaaaggttGGTGGCTTTTGACACTCAACAAAACACAGAATTCAGAGAAATGCCTTTGTTTGTATTTGGGTTTGCTGTTTTGCTTCTCATTGTTGTATGGATTTTCATCAGGACACTTacctttatgaaataa